The Pantoea phytobeneficialis genome has a segment encoding these proteins:
- the mraY gene encoding phospho-N-acetylmuramoyl-pentapeptide-transferase — protein sequence MLVWLAEHLVALYSGFNVFSYLTFRAIVSLLTALFLSLWMGPRLIAWLQKLQIGQVVRNDGPESHFSKRGTPTMGGLMILTSITVSVLMWAYPSNPYVWCVLVVLVGFGVIGFVDDYRKVVRKDTKGLIARWKYFWMSVISLGVAFALYLAGKDTPATELVVPFFKDIMPQLGLFYILLAYFVIVGTGNAVNLTDGLDGLAIMPTVFVAAGFALVAWATGNVKFAEYLHIPYLRHAGELVIVCTAIVGAGLGFLWFNTYPAQVFMGDVGSLALGGALGTIAVLLRQEFLLVIMGGVFVVETLSVILQVGSFKLRGQRIFRMAPIHHHYELKGWPEPRVIVRFWIISLMLVLIGLATLKVR from the coding sequence ATGTTAGTTTGGCTGGCCGAGCATCTGGTCGCACTTTATTCAGGCTTTAACGTCTTTTCCTATTTGACGTTTCGCGCCATTGTCAGCCTGCTGACCGCTCTGTTCCTCTCTCTGTGGATGGGCCCACGCCTGATTGCCTGGCTGCAAAAGCTGCAAATTGGTCAGGTGGTACGTAACGATGGCCCTGAGTCGCACTTCAGTAAGCGCGGCACCCCGACAATGGGCGGTCTGATGATTCTCACTTCCATCACTGTATCGGTGTTGATGTGGGCGTATCCGTCCAACCCGTATGTCTGGTGCGTATTGGTGGTACTGGTTGGATTCGGTGTGATTGGCTTTGTCGATGATTACCGCAAAGTGGTACGCAAAGACACCAAAGGGTTAATCGCCCGCTGGAAATACTTCTGGATGTCGGTGATTTCGCTCGGTGTGGCGTTCGCGCTCTACCTGGCGGGTAAAGACACCCCGGCGACAGAGCTGGTGGTGCCGTTCTTCAAAGACATCATGCCGCAGCTGGGGCTGTTTTACATTCTGCTGGCTTACTTTGTGATTGTGGGGACGGGGAACGCCGTCAACCTGACCGACGGTCTGGATGGTTTGGCAATCATGCCGACCGTGTTCGTCGCTGCCGGCTTTGCGCTGGTCGCCTGGGCGACCGGTAACGTGAAGTTTGCTGAGTATCTGCATATCCCTTATCTGCGTCATGCGGGGGAACTGGTGATCGTGTGTACCGCGATTGTCGGTGCAGGCCTCGGTTTCCTGTGGTTCAACACCTATCCGGCGCAAGTTTTTATGGGTGATGTCGGTTCGCTGGCGCTGGGTGGCGCGCTCGGTACCATCGCGGTGTTGCTGCGTCAGGAATTTTTGCTGGTGATCATGGGTGGCGTGTTCGTGGTAGAGACGCTGTCAGTGATCCTCCAGGTGGGGTCGTTCAAGCTGCGCGGACAACGCATTTTCCGCATGGCACCGATTCACCATCACTATGAATTGAAAGGCTGGCCGGAGCCGCGCGTGATCGTGCGCTTCTGGATTATTTCGCTGATGCTGGTGCTGATTGGCCTGGCAACGCTGAAGGTACGTTAA
- the murD gene encoding UDP-N-acetylmuramoyl-L-alanine--D-glutamate ligase: MADYRGRKVVIIGLGLTGLSCVDFFLAQGVTPRVMDTRVSPPGLDKLPEQVERYVGGLNNDWLLAADLIIASPGIALAHPALSEAADAGIEIVGDIELFCREAQAPIVAITGSNGKSTVTTLVGEMARAAGWQVGVGGNIGLPALSLLKSPAQLYVLELSSFQLETTYSLKAAAATILNVTEDHMDRYPLGMQQYRAAKLRIYENARICVVNADDGMTMPVRGADTRCVSFGIDIGDYHLNRQQGSTWLRVKGEKVLNTDEMKLVGQHNFTNALAALALADAVNIPRASSLKALTTFTGLPHRFQLAHEAHGIRWINDSKATNVGSTEAALNGLQVKGTLWLLLGGDGKSADFSPLARYLQGDNVRLFCFGRDGDALAALRPDVATRTETMQQAMEQIAQQAKAGDMVLLSPACASLDQFRNFEQRGDQFAQLAKELG, from the coding sequence ATGGCTGACTATCGGGGCAGAAAAGTCGTCATCATCGGGTTGGGGCTGACCGGCCTCTCCTGTGTTGATTTCTTTTTAGCGCAGGGCGTAACGCCCCGCGTGATGGACACCCGTGTGTCACCGCCGGGTCTGGATAAGCTGCCAGAACAGGTGGAGCGCTATGTCGGTGGACTGAACAACGACTGGTTGCTGGCGGCCGATTTAATTATCGCCAGCCCAGGTATTGCCCTTGCGCACCCGGCGTTGAGCGAAGCGGCAGATGCCGGTATCGAAATCGTGGGTGATATCGAGCTGTTCTGTCGTGAAGCGCAGGCACCGATTGTGGCGATTACCGGCTCTAACGGTAAAAGCACCGTGACCACCCTGGTGGGCGAAATGGCGCGTGCCGCAGGCTGGCAGGTGGGCGTGGGTGGCAATATCGGTTTACCGGCGTTGTCACTGCTGAAATCCCCGGCTCAGCTGTACGTGCTGGAACTCTCCAGCTTCCAGCTGGAAACCACTTACAGCTTGAAAGCGGCAGCGGCGACCATCCTCAACGTGACGGAAGATCATATGGATCGCTATCCGTTGGGCATGCAGCAGTACCGCGCTGCCAAACTGCGCATCTACGAAAACGCCCGGATTTGTGTGGTTAACGCCGATGACGGCATGACCATGCCGGTACGCGGTGCCGATACCCGCTGCGTCAGCTTTGGTATCGATATCGGTGATTATCATCTCAACCGGCAGCAGGGCAGTACCTGGCTGCGCGTGAAAGGTGAGAAGGTGCTGAACACCGACGAAATGAAGTTGGTGGGGCAACACAACTTCACCAATGCGTTAGCGGCGCTGGCGCTGGCTGATGCGGTGAATATCCCGCGAGCCTCCAGCCTGAAAGCGCTGACCACCTTTACCGGCTTGCCGCATCGCTTCCAACTGGCACATGAAGCGCACGGTATTCGTTGGATTAACGACTCCAAAGCCACCAATGTTGGCAGCACTGAAGCCGCGTTGAATGGTTTGCAGGTCAAAGGCACGCTGTGGCTATTGCTGGGCGGCGATGGTAAATCCGCTGATTTCAGCCCGTTGGCGCGTTATCTGCAAGGTGACAACGTGCGACTGTTCTGCTTTGGCCGTGACGGCGATGCACTGGCGGCCTTACGGCCGGACGTGGCTACCCGCACTGAAACCATGCAGCAGGCAATGGAACAGATCGCGCAGCAGGCAAAAGCGGGCGATATGGTGCTGCTGTCACCAGCCTGCGCCAGCCTCGATCAGTTCCGTAATTTTGAACAGCGTGGCGATCAGTTCGCGCAACTGGCGAAGGAGTTAGGCTGA
- the ftsW gene encoding cell division protein FtsW gives MRIPGAGVASFLSLRLKDWVMGARENEDAPVVLYDRTLLWLTFGLALVGFIMVTSASMPVGQRLNEDPFYFAKRDAFYIALAFGMALVTLRVPMDFWQRYSNAMLVVSVVMLLVVLVVGSSVNGASRWIALGPLRIQPAELSKLSLFCYLASYLVRKVEEVRNNFWGFCKPMGVMVVLAVLLLAQPDLGTVVVLFVTTLAMLFLAGAKLWQFLAIIGSGIFAVVLLIIAEPYRMRRVTSFWNPWEDPFGSGYQLTQSLMAFGRGEFWGQGLGNSVQKLEYLPEAHTDFIFSIIGEELGYAGVVLALLMVFFVAFRAMSIGRRALEIDQRFSGFLACSIGVWFSFQALVNVGAAAGMLPTKGLTLPLISYGGSSLIIMSTAIVFLLRIDYETRLAKAQAFTRGGR, from the coding sequence ATGCGCATTCCCGGTGCCGGTGTAGCCAGCTTCCTCTCCCTGCGCCTGAAAGATTGGGTGATGGGCGCGCGGGAAAACGAAGATGCGCCGGTGGTGCTGTACGACCGCACGCTGCTGTGGCTGACGTTTGGTCTGGCCCTGGTGGGCTTCATTATGGTGACCTCGGCCTCAATGCCGGTGGGGCAGCGCTTGAATGAAGACCCGTTCTATTTTGCCAAGCGTGATGCTTTTTATATCGCACTGGCGTTCGGTATGGCGCTGGTCACTTTGCGCGTGCCGATGGATTTTTGGCAACGCTACAGCAATGCCATGCTGGTGGTGTCCGTAGTGATGCTGCTGGTGGTGCTGGTGGTGGGTAGCTCGGTCAACGGTGCATCGCGCTGGATTGCATTGGGACCGCTGCGTATTCAGCCTGCGGAGCTATCGAAGCTGTCGCTGTTCTGCTATCTCGCCAGCTATCTGGTGCGCAAAGTGGAAGAGGTACGTAACAACTTCTGGGGCTTCTGTAAACCGATGGGCGTGATGGTGGTGCTGGCGGTGTTACTGCTGGCGCAGCCCGACCTCGGAACGGTGGTGGTGCTGTTTGTCACCACGCTGGCGATGCTGTTTCTGGCAGGTGCGAAGTTGTGGCAGTTCCTCGCAATCATCGGTTCCGGTATTTTCGCCGTGGTGCTGCTGATTATCGCGGAACCCTATCGTATGCGTCGTGTGACGTCTTTCTGGAACCCGTGGGAAGATCCGTTTGGTAGCGGCTACCAGTTAACCCAGTCATTGATGGCGTTTGGCCGTGGTGAGTTCTGGGGGCAGGGGCTGGGCAACTCGGTGCAGAAACTGGAGTATCTGCCGGAAGCGCATACCGACTTTATCTTCTCCATCATCGGTGAAGAATTGGGTTATGCCGGTGTGGTTTTGGCGCTGTTGATGGTATTCTTCGTCGCTTTTCGCGCGATGTCGATTGGCCGTCGCGCGCTGGAGATCGACCAACGTTTTTCCGGCTTTCTGGCCTGTTCCATCGGCGTATGGTTCAGCTTCCAGGCATTGGTTAACGTCGGTGCGGCTGCCGGTATGCTGCCGACCAAAGGTCTGACGTTACCGCTAATTAGTTACGGTGGTTCCAGTTTGATCATTATGTCGACGGCCATCGTGTTTTTGTTGCGCATAGATTATGAAACGCGTCTGGCGAAAGCCCAGGCGTTTACCCGAGGTGGTCGATGA
- the murG gene encoding undecaprenyldiphospho-muramoylpentapeptide beta-N-acetylglucosaminyltransferase, whose amino-acid sequence MSGKRLMVMAGGTGGHVFPGLAVAHHLMEQGWQVRWLGTADRMEADLVPKHGIEIDFIRISGLRGKGMKAQLLAPLRIFNAWRQARRIMKNWQPDVVLGMGGYVSGPGGLAAWSCGIPVVLHEQNGIAGLTNKWLAKIASKVMQAFPGAFPNADVVGNPVRTDVLALPLPAERLTGRSGPVRVLVVGGSQGARILNQTLPQVAAELGDVITLWHQTGKGALETVQQAYRDAGQPQHKVTEFIDDMAAAYAWADVVVCRSGALTVSEVAAAGLPAIFVPFMHKDRQQYWNALPLEQAGAAKIFEQPQFTAAVVAETLRHWDRATLLEMAEKARQVAIPDATERVAQEVARAAK is encoded by the coding sequence ATGAGTGGGAAGCGACTGATGGTGATGGCAGGTGGAACCGGTGGACATGTGTTCCCTGGTCTGGCTGTCGCCCATCATCTGATGGAACAGGGCTGGCAGGTACGCTGGCTGGGGACCGCCGATCGCATGGAAGCCGATCTGGTGCCAAAACATGGTATCGAGATTGATTTTATCCGCATCAGCGGATTACGTGGCAAAGGGATGAAAGCCCAACTGCTGGCACCGCTGCGCATCTTTAATGCCTGGCGTCAGGCGCGCCGCATCATGAAGAACTGGCAGCCAGATGTGGTATTGGGTATGGGCGGTTATGTGTCTGGCCCTGGTGGTCTGGCGGCATGGAGCTGCGGTATCCCGGTGGTGCTGCATGAACAGAACGGTATCGCCGGGCTGACCAACAAATGGCTGGCAAAGATCGCCAGCAAAGTGATGCAGGCTTTTCCCGGCGCATTCCCCAATGCGGATGTGGTTGGAAACCCGGTACGTACCGATGTGTTGGCACTGCCGTTACCTGCTGAACGCCTGACTGGCCGTAGCGGTCCGGTACGTGTGCTGGTCGTAGGGGGCAGCCAGGGGGCGCGTATCCTCAATCAGACGCTGCCGCAGGTTGCCGCTGAACTGGGTGATGTCATCACGTTATGGCATCAGACCGGCAAAGGTGCGCTGGAGACGGTGCAACAGGCGTATCGCGATGCCGGTCAGCCGCAGCATAAAGTCACCGAGTTCATCGATGACATGGCTGCTGCTTATGCCTGGGCTGATGTGGTGGTGTGCCGTTCCGGTGCGCTGACCGTCAGTGAAGTGGCCGCCGCAGGCTTACCGGCGATTTTCGTGCCTTTCATGCATAAAGATCGTCAGCAGTACTGGAATGCGTTGCCGCTGGAGCAGGCGGGCGCAGCCAAAATTTTTGAGCAGCCGCAGTTCACCGCAGCTGTGGTCGCGGAGACGCTGCGCCACTGGGATCGCGCTACCTTGCTGGAGATGGCAGAAAAAGCCCGCCAGGTGGCGATTCCCGATGCAACTGAACGGGTTGCTCAGGAAGTTGCGCGCGCCGCGAAGTAA
- the murC gene encoding UDP-N-acetylmuramate--L-alanine ligase: MNTQQLAKLRSIVPEMRRVRHIHFVGIGGAGMGGIAEVLANEGYHISGSDLAPNPVTQHLASLGATIYFNHRPENVTDASVVVVSTAVAQDNPELVAAREQRIPVIRRAEMLAELMRFRHGIAIAGTHGKTTTTAMVASIYAEGGLDPTFVNGGLVKAAGTHARLGSSRYLIAEADESDASFLHLQPMVAIVTNIEADHMDTYQGDFENLKQTFINFLHNLPFYGRAVMCVDDVVIRDLIPRVGRQLTTYGFSEDADVRIENYEQRGAQGHFTLIRHDKPVLHVTLNAPGRHNALNAAAAVAVATEEGIDDNAILAALESFQGTGRRFDVLGEFDTAPVNGTPGSAMLVDDYGHHPTEVDVTIKAARAGWPEKKLVMVFQPHRYTRTRDLFDDFANVLSQVDVLLMLDVYPAGEAAIPGADSRSLCRAIRGRGKVDPILVSEHDALPETLAPLLSGNDLVIVQGAGNIGKIARKLAEIRLQPAVKAEVRNG; this comes from the coding sequence ATGAATACACAACAATTGGCAAAACTGCGTTCCATTGTGCCCGAGATGCGTCGCGTCCGGCACATCCACTTTGTCGGCATTGGCGGTGCTGGCATGGGCGGTATTGCCGAAGTGTTGGCGAACGAAGGTTATCATATTAGCGGTTCCGATTTGGCACCCAACCCGGTGACGCAGCATCTGGCATCGCTGGGCGCAACGATCTATTTCAATCATCGCCCGGAAAACGTGACCGATGCGAGTGTGGTGGTGGTCTCCACTGCCGTGGCGCAGGACAACCCGGAACTGGTGGCGGCGCGTGAACAGCGTATCCCGGTGATTCGTCGCGCAGAGATGCTGGCGGAGCTGATGCGCTTCCGCCACGGCATCGCGATTGCCGGTACGCACGGCAAAACCACCACTACCGCGATGGTAGCCAGTATTTATGCCGAAGGTGGCCTGGATCCGACCTTCGTCAACGGTGGCCTGGTGAAAGCCGCAGGTACCCATGCACGGCTGGGCAGCAGTCGTTATCTGATTGCTGAAGCGGATGAAAGCGATGCGTCGTTCTTGCATCTGCAACCGATGGTGGCGATTGTCACCAATATCGAAGCCGATCATATGGATACCTATCAGGGCGATTTCGAGAACCTGAAACAGACGTTTATCAATTTCCTGCATAACCTGCCGTTCTACGGCCGTGCGGTGATGTGTGTCGATGATGTGGTGATCCGCGATTTGATCCCGCGCGTCGGCCGTCAACTCACCACCTACGGTTTTAGCGAAGATGCTGATGTGCGCATCGAAAATTATGAGCAGCGTGGTGCACAGGGGCACTTCACCCTGATTCGTCACGACAAGCCAGTGCTGCATGTGACGCTGAATGCGCCGGGTCGCCATAACGCGCTCAACGCAGCGGCTGCGGTGGCGGTAGCGACCGAAGAAGGCATCGACGACAACGCGATTCTGGCTGCGCTCGAAAGCTTCCAGGGCACGGGCCGACGTTTTGATGTGCTGGGTGAGTTTGATACCGCCCCGGTTAACGGTACGCCGGGTAGCGCGATGCTGGTCGACGATTATGGTCATCACCCCACCGAGGTGGATGTGACGATCAAAGCTGCGCGCGCTGGCTGGCCTGAGAAAAAATTGGTGATGGTATTTCAGCCGCATCGCTACACGCGCACCCGCGATCTGTTTGACGACTTTGCCAACGTGTTGTCACAGGTGGATGTGTTGCTGATGCTGGATGTGTATCCGGCGGGCGAAGCCGCGATTCCGGGAGCGGATAGCCGTTCGCTGTGCCGCGCGATTCGTGGTCGCGGTAAAGTTGACCCGATTCTGGTGTCTGAACACGATGCGCTGCCAGAGACGCTGGCACCCCTGTTGAGTGGCAACGACCTGGTGATTGTTCAGGGCGCAGGTAATATTGGCAAAATCGCGCGCAAGCTGGCGGAAATCCGTTTACAGCCCGCAGTGAAGGCGGAGGTGCGCAATGGCTGA
- a CDS encoding D-alanine--D-alanine ligase — MAEKVAVLFGGTSAEREVSLMSGSAVLAGLREMGIDAHPVDTRDVSVLTLKQQGFDKAFIALHGRGGEDGTLQAVLEFQQIPYTGSGVMASAITMDKLRSKLLWQGRGLPAGKFVWLTRQQQENGLDAQTLADIDALGLPVFVKPSCEGSSVGISRVNTRDALPAALAEAFRHDDDVLVEAFLSGAEYTVGILGDQILPSIKIQTASEFYDYEAKYISDDTQYFCPSGLSVEREAELQSLVLAAWRALGCSGWGRVDVMVDGEDNFQLLEVNTSPGMTSHSLVPMAAKQAGLSFPQLVARILELAD, encoded by the coding sequence ATGGCTGAGAAGGTAGCGGTTTTGTTTGGCGGCACCTCGGCGGAGCGTGAAGTTTCGTTGATGTCCGGTAGCGCGGTGCTGGCTGGATTGCGCGAGATGGGTATTGACGCGCATCCGGTGGATACGCGCGATGTTTCAGTTCTCACCCTGAAACAACAAGGATTTGATAAAGCTTTCATTGCCCTGCATGGTCGTGGCGGTGAAGACGGTACTTTGCAGGCGGTGCTGGAATTCCAGCAGATCCCCTACACCGGCAGCGGTGTTATGGCCTCGGCGATCACCATGGATAAACTGCGCAGCAAATTGCTGTGGCAGGGCAGGGGATTGCCGGCTGGAAAATTTGTCTGGCTGACGCGTCAGCAGCAGGAAAACGGGCTGGATGCGCAGACGTTGGCCGATATTGATGCACTGGGCTTACCGGTGTTCGTCAAACCAAGCTGCGAAGGTTCAAGCGTGGGGATCAGCCGGGTTAATACGCGTGATGCGTTACCGGCGGCGCTGGCAGAAGCGTTTCGTCACGATGATGACGTGCTGGTGGAAGCGTTTTTGAGTGGTGCGGAATACACCGTCGGCATTTTAGGCGACCAGATTCTGCCATCCATCAAAATTCAAACTGCCAGTGAGTTCTATGACTATGAAGCAAAATACATTTCTGACGATACTCAATACTTCTGCCCGAGCGGCTTGAGTGTTGAGCGTGAAGCAGAATTGCAGTCGTTGGTACTGGCGGCCTGGCGGGCATTAGGTTGCAGCGGCTGGGGACGAGTGGATGTGATGGTCGACGGTGAGGATAATTTCCAGCTGCTGGAAGTGAATACTTCGCCAGGAATGACCAGCCATAGTCTGGTGCCGATGGCAGCGAAGCAGGCGGGACTCAGCTTCCCGCAGCTGGTTGCCCGTATTCTGGAGTTGGCCGACTGA
- the ftsQ gene encoding cell division protein FtsQ — translation MSQAALNVRNREPQERTRSGRSNGARLFGIVFLLIVLGIMVAGGLVVLKWMNDASRLPLSKLVVTGETHYTTHDDIRQAILSLGAPGTFMSQDVDIIQQQIERLPWIKQVSVRKQWPDELKINLVEYVPVARWNDLHMVDADGVSFSIPASHIGKETMPMLYGPEGSEKEVLAGYHTMSDVLKASKFTLKVASMTARRSWQLVTSDDVRIELGRSDTMKRLNRFIELYPELQQQAQSGNKRISYVDLRYDSGAAVGWTPAPLEPQEVNQQQNQAQAKQQ, via the coding sequence ATGTCACAGGCGGCGCTGAACGTACGCAACCGCGAACCCCAGGAGCGCACGCGCTCCGGGCGTAGCAACGGTGCCCGGCTTTTCGGCATCGTGTTCCTGCTGATTGTGTTAGGCATTATGGTGGCTGGCGGGCTGGTGGTGTTGAAGTGGATGAACGATGCATCTCGCCTGCCATTATCGAAACTGGTGGTGACCGGTGAAACGCATTACACCACGCACGATGACATTCGCCAGGCGATTTTGTCACTCGGCGCACCGGGCACCTTTATGTCGCAGGATGTCGACATTATCCAGCAGCAAATTGAACGTTTGCCGTGGATTAAACAGGTCAGCGTGCGTAAGCAGTGGCCTGATGAGCTGAAGATTAACCTGGTGGAGTATGTTCCGGTGGCTCGCTGGAATGACCTGCACATGGTGGACGCTGATGGTGTCTCCTTCAGTATCCCGGCCAGTCACATTGGTAAAGAAACCATGCCAATGCTGTACGGGCCGGAAGGCAGTGAGAAAGAGGTGCTGGCCGGGTATCACACCATGAGTGATGTACTGAAGGCCAGCAAGTTTACCCTGAAGGTCGCGTCGATGACGGCGCGGCGCTCGTGGCAGCTGGTGACCAGCGATGATGTGCGCATCGAGTTGGGGCGCAGCGATACCATGAAGCGTCTGAACCGTTTTATTGAGCTCTACCCGGAACTGCAACAGCAGGCCCAGAGCGGTAACAAGCGCATCAGCTATGTCGATTTGCGCTATGACTCGGGTGCTGCCGTAGGATGGACACCGGCACCGTTAGAGCCACAGGAAGTCAATCAGCAACAGAACCAGGCACAGGCTAAACAACAATGA
- the ftsA gene encoding cell division protein FtsA: MIKATDRKLVVGLEIGTAKVAALVGEILPDGMVNIIGVGSCPSRGMDKGGVNDLESVVKCVQRAIDQAELMADCQISSVYLALSGKHISCQNEIGMVPISEEEVTQDDVENVVHTAKSVRVRDEHRILHVIPQEYAIDYQEGIKNPVGLSGVRMQAKVHLITCHNDMAKNIVKAVERCGLKVDQLIFAGLASSFSVLTEDERELGVCVVDIGGGTMDIAVYTGGALRHTKVIPYAGNVVTSDIAYAFGTPPTDAEAIKVRHGCALGSIVGKDENVEVPSVGGRPPRSLQRQTLAEVIEPRYTELLNLVNDEILQLQEQLRQQGVKHHLAAGIVLTGGAAQIEGLAACAQRVFHTQVRIGQPLNITGLTDYAQEPYYSTAVGLLHYGKESHMNGDAETEKRASVGNWFKRINSWLKKEF; the protein is encoded by the coding sequence ATGATCAAGGCAACGGACAGAAAACTGGTAGTAGGACTTGAAATCGGCACCGCGAAGGTCGCCGCCCTGGTTGGGGAAATTCTGCCCGATGGTATGGTCAACATTATTGGGGTGGGCAGCTGCCCGTCTCGCGGTATGGACAAAGGTGGCGTGAATGACCTTGAGTCGGTGGTGAAATGCGTGCAGCGCGCCATCGATCAGGCTGAACTGATGGCAGATTGCCAGATTTCATCCGTCTACCTTGCTTTATCGGGCAAACATATCAGTTGTCAGAACGAAATCGGGATGGTTCCGATTTCCGAAGAGGAAGTCACTCAGGATGATGTAGAGAACGTGGTGCATACCGCTAAATCGGTTCGCGTTCGTGATGAACATCGTATCCTGCATGTGATTCCGCAGGAATATGCCATCGACTACCAGGAAGGCATTAAGAATCCGGTTGGGCTGTCCGGTGTGCGCATGCAGGCGAAAGTTCATTTGATCACCTGCCACAACGATATGGCGAAAAATATCGTGAAAGCGGTGGAACGATGCGGTCTGAAAGTGGACCAACTGATTTTTGCCGGTTTGGCTTCCAGCTTCTCGGTGTTGACGGAAGATGAGCGCGAATTGGGCGTGTGCGTGGTCGACATCGGTGGCGGTACTATGGATATCGCGGTGTATACCGGCGGCGCGCTGCGTCACACCAAAGTGATCCCGTATGCCGGGAACGTGGTGACCAGCGATATCGCTTACGCCTTTGGTACACCGCCGACGGACGCTGAAGCGATTAAAGTTCGTCATGGCTGCGCGCTGGGTTCCATCGTCGGTAAAGACGAAAATGTGGAAGTCCCGAGTGTGGGTGGACGCCCACCGCGTAGTTTGCAGCGTCAGACGCTGGCAGAAGTGATTGAGCCGCGTTACACCGAACTGCTGAATCTGGTGAATGACGAGATTCTGCAATTGCAGGAACAGCTGCGCCAGCAGGGCGTGAAGCACCATCTGGCAGCCGGTATTGTGCTGACCGGTGGCGCGGCGCAGATTGAAGGCCTGGCGGCCTGCGCCCAGCGTGTTTTTCACACGCAGGTGCGTATTGGTCAGCCACTGAACATCACCGGCCTGACGGATTATGCGCAGGAGCCGTACTATTCAACCGCAGTTGGTCTGCTGCATTACGGCAAAGAGTCACATATGAATGGTGATGCGGAAACGGAAAAACGTGCTTCAGTGGGTAACTGGTTCAAACGAATCAACAGCTGGCTGAAGAAAGAGTTTTAA
- the ftsZ gene encoding cell division protein FtsZ — protein sequence MFEPMELTNDAVIKVIGVGGGGGNAVEHMVRERIEGVEFFAVNTDAQALRKTAVGQTIQIGTNITKGLGAGANPEVGRTSAEEDREALRSALDGADMVFIAAGMGGGTGTGAAPVVAEVAKDLGILTVAVVTKPFNFEGKKRMAFAEQGIAELSKHVDSLITIPNDKLLKVLGRGISLLDAFGAANDVLKGAVQGIAELITRPGLMNVDFADVRTVMSEMGYAMMGSGVACGEDRAEEAAEMAISSPLLEDIDLSGARGVLVNITAGFDLRLDEFETVGNTIRAFASDNATVVIGTSLDPEMNDELRVTVVATGIGMDKRPEITLVTNKPASQPVMDHRYQQHGMAPLPQEQKPAAKVVNDPAASSSKEPDYLDIPAFLRKQAD from the coding sequence ATGTTTGAACCTATGGAATTGACCAATGACGCGGTGATTAAAGTCATCGGCGTCGGCGGTGGCGGTGGCAACGCCGTAGAACACATGGTACGCGAGCGTATCGAAGGTGTGGAATTCTTCGCTGTGAACACCGACGCGCAGGCGTTACGTAAAACGGCGGTCGGCCAGACTATCCAGATCGGGACCAATATCACCAAGGGTCTGGGTGCGGGTGCAAACCCGGAAGTCGGTCGCACTTCAGCGGAAGAAGATCGCGAAGCACTGCGTTCTGCGCTGGATGGGGCAGACATGGTGTTTATTGCGGCGGGCATGGGCGGCGGCACCGGTACGGGTGCGGCACCGGTGGTTGCGGAAGTCGCGAAAGATTTGGGTATCCTGACCGTTGCGGTGGTGACTAAGCCCTTCAACTTCGAAGGTAAAAAGCGCATGGCTTTTGCCGAGCAGGGTATCGCTGAACTGTCGAAGCATGTCGATTCACTGATCACGATTCCGAACGACAAGCTGCTGAAAGTGCTGGGTCGTGGCATTTCTCTGCTGGATGCCTTCGGTGCAGCTAACGACGTACTGAAAGGTGCGGTGCAGGGTATCGCCGAGCTGATTACCCGTCCGGGTCTGATGAACGTTGACTTCGCCGACGTACGTACGGTGATGTCAGAGATGGGTTACGCCATGATGGGTTCTGGCGTGGCATGTGGTGAAGACCGTGCGGAAGAAGCGGCCGAAATGGCGATCTCCAGCCCGCTGCTGGAAGATATCGACCTGTCTGGCGCGCGTGGGGTGCTGGTTAACATCACCGCTGGCTTCGATCTGCGTCTCGACGAGTTCGAAACCGTGGGTAACACCATCCGTGCCTTCGCTTCAGACAACGCTACCGTGGTAATCGGTACTTCTCTGGATCCAGAGATGAACGATGAACTGCGTGTGACCGTGGTCGCGACCGGTATCGGTATGGACAAGCGTCCGGAAATCACCCTGGTGACCAACAAACCGGCCAGCCAGCCAGTGATGGACCATCGTTACCAGCAGCATGGCATGGCGCCGCTGCCGCAGGAGCAAAAACCTGCTGCGAAAGTGGTTAACGACCCGGCGGCTTCGTCAAGCAAAGAGCCTGACTATCTGGATATTCCGGCGTTTCTGCGTAAGCAGGCCGACTAA